In the genome of Hyphomicrobiales bacterium, one region contains:
- a CDS encoding Inner membrane protein forms channel for type IV secretion of T-DNA complex (VirB3), translated as MAEEVDQPLITPLVKGLTRPPSLLGVPYQFFMLIGVFSAVIFLVTKNLLMLLTILPLYAIGRIMIVRDPAIFEIMLIRGRKVPPRSRGFWGATSYRV; from the coding sequence ATGGCCGAGGAGGTCGATCAGCCGCTGATCACGCCATTGGTGAAGGGACTGACCCGACCGCCGAGCCTTCTCGGCGTGCCCTATCAGTTCTTCATGCTGATCGGCGTCTTCTCCGCCGTCATCTTTCTCGTGACGAAGAACCTCCTGATGCTGCTGACCATCCTGCCGCTCTACGCGATCGGCCGGATCATGATCGTGCGCGATCCGGCGATCTTCGAGATCATGCTGATCCGCGGCCGAAAGGTCCCGCCCCGGAGCAGGGGGTTCTGGGGCGCGACGAGCTACCGGGTCTAG